The following are encoded together in the Rhizobium tumorigenes genome:
- the aat gene encoding leucyl/phenylalanyl-tRNA--protein transferase, with translation MAGSRRRSQGLTPEILLRAYSIGLFPMAESADDPEIFWVEPEMRGILPLDGFHVSKSLAKTVRKSPFEIRFDYDFDAVIAACGEATSGRPSTWINSTIRSLYSALHRVGHTHSVEAWDGNDLVGGLYGVSLGSAFFGESMFSRRTDASKICLVHLVERLRQKGFTLLDTQFTTDHLKSFGAIDVPKDEYAVLLKAAMESRNLLF, from the coding sequence ATGGCAGGCTCCCGCAGAAGATCGCAAGGGCTTACCCCCGAGATCCTTCTGCGGGCCTATTCCATCGGCCTTTTTCCGATGGCCGAATCGGCCGACGATCCGGAGATCTTCTGGGTCGAGCCTGAGATGCGTGGCATCCTGCCCTTGGACGGGTTCCACGTCTCCAAAAGCCTCGCCAAGACCGTCCGCAAATCCCCCTTCGAAATCCGCTTCGACTACGATTTCGACGCTGTCATCGCCGCCTGCGGCGAAGCGACGAGCGGTCGGCCATCCACCTGGATCAACTCCACCATACGCAGCCTCTACTCCGCCCTTCACCGCGTCGGCCACACCCATTCGGTCGAAGCCTGGGACGGCAACGACCTCGTCGGCGGCCTCTACGGCGTCTCGCTCGGCTCGGCCTTCTTCGGCGAGAGCATGTTTTCACGCCGGACGGATGCGTCGAAGATCTGCCTGGTGCATTTGGTGGAGCGCCTGCGGCAAAAGGGGTTCACGCTGCTGGACACCCAGTTTACGACCGATCACCTCAAGAGCTTCGGCGCAATCGATGTGCCGAAGGACGAGTATGCGGTGCTGTTGAAGGCGGCGATGGAGTCGCGAAATTTACTATTCTAA
- a CDS encoding DUF2155 domain-containing protein, producing the protein MTFFTRGASLRAATAAIFALGAIAVSVPAEAARISNPVAVFSGLDKITGRITTFDVYLNETVQFGALQVTPKACYSRDDAEQQKVDGFVEVDEITLDRRIRRIFTGWMFADSPGLNAVEHPIYDVWLKECKQKSDVPPPDAAKTN; encoded by the coding sequence ATGACGTTTTTCACGCGAGGCGCTTCTTTGCGTGCGGCGACCGCAGCGATTTTTGCCCTTGGCGCCATCGCAGTATCCGTGCCGGCCGAAGCCGCCCGTATCTCCAATCCTGTCGCAGTGTTTTCAGGCCTCGACAAGATCACCGGCCGCATCACCACATTCGACGTATACCTGAACGAAACCGTTCAATTCGGCGCTCTTCAGGTGACGCCAAAAGCCTGCTATTCGCGCGACGATGCCGAGCAGCAAAAGGTTGACGGGTTCGTCGAGGTCGACGAGATCACGCTGGACCGCCGCATCCGCCGCATCTTCACCGGCTGGATGTTCGCCGACAGCCCCGGCCTCAACGCCGTCGAGCACCCGATCTACGACGTCTGGCTGAAAGAGTGCAAACAAAAGTCCGACGTCCCGCCGCCGGATGCTGCGAAGACGAATTGA
- the accC gene encoding acetyl-CoA carboxylase biotin carboxylase subunit, whose protein sequence is MPMISKILIANRGEIALRVLRACKELGIPCVAVHSTADADAMHVRLADESVCIGPPQARDSYLNIHQIVAACEITGADAVHPGYGFLSENAKFADILEAHGITFIGPTAEHIRLMGDKITAKLTAVELGIPVVPGSDGEVKTEADAIKTAAEIGYPVLIKATAGGGGRGMKLAHSPDDVLEAWSTARSESLAAFGNDAVYMEKYLTTPRHIEVQVFGDGEGNAIHLGERDCSLQRRHQKVWEEANSPALNVEQRMKIGQICADAMKKLKYRGAGTIEFLYENGEFYFIEMNTRLQVEHPVTEAITGIDLVHEQIRVASGGGLSVTQDEVHFQGHAIECRINAEDARTFVPSPGTITHFHAPGGLGVRIDSGVYQGYKIPPYYDSLIGKLIVHGRTRVECMMRLRRALDEFVVDGIKTTLPLFQDLVSNQDIANGDYDIHWLEHYLEKPVE, encoded by the coding sequence ATGCCCATGATTTCCAAGATCCTCATAGCCAATCGCGGCGAAATCGCCCTTCGCGTGCTGCGCGCCTGCAAGGAGCTCGGCATTCCGTGCGTTGCCGTTCACTCGACGGCCGATGCCGATGCGATGCATGTGCGGCTTGCCGACGAGAGCGTCTGCATCGGCCCGCCACAGGCCCGCGATAGCTATCTAAACATTCACCAGATCGTTGCTGCCTGCGAGATCACCGGCGCAGATGCCGTGCATCCCGGCTACGGCTTCCTGTCGGAGAACGCCAAGTTCGCCGATATCCTGGAAGCCCACGGCATCACCTTCATCGGCCCGACAGCCGAACATATCCGGCTGATGGGCGACAAGATCACCGCCAAGCTGACGGCAGTCGAACTCGGCATCCCGGTGGTTCCCGGCTCCGACGGCGAAGTCAAGACCGAAGCCGACGCCATCAAGACGGCTGCCGAAATCGGCTACCCCGTGTTGATCAAGGCGACGGCGGGCGGCGGCGGACGCGGCATGAAGCTGGCGCATTCGCCTGACGATGTGCTGGAGGCCTGGTCGACGGCCCGCTCGGAATCGCTTGCTGCCTTCGGCAACGACGCCGTCTACATGGAAAAATACCTGACGACGCCGCGCCATATCGAAGTCCAGGTGTTCGGCGACGGCGAAGGCAACGCCATCCATCTCGGCGAGCGCGACTGCTCATTGCAGCGCCGCCACCAGAAGGTCTGGGAAGAAGCCAATTCGCCGGCGCTCAACGTCGAGCAGCGGATGAAGATCGGCCAGATCTGCGCCGATGCCATGAAGAAGCTGAAATATCGCGGCGCCGGCACCATCGAGTTTCTCTATGAAAACGGCGAGTTCTATTTCATCGAAATGAACACCCGCCTGCAGGTCGAGCATCCGGTAACGGAAGCGATTACCGGCATCGACCTCGTGCACGAGCAGATCCGCGTCGCCTCCGGTGGCGGTCTTTCGGTGACGCAGGACGAGGTTCATTTCCAGGGCCACGCCATCGAATGCCGTATCAACGCCGAGGATGCGCGCACCTTCGTGCCCTCGCCCGGCACGATCACGCATTTTCACGCGCCGGGCGGTCTCGGCGTACGCATCGATTCCGGTGTGTACCAGGGCTACAAGATCCCGCCCTACTACGACAGCCTGATCGGCAAGCTGATCGTTCACGGCCGTACCCGCGTCGAATGCATGATGCGGCTGCGTCGTGCACTCGACGAATTCGTCGTCGACGGTATCAAGACCACCCTGCCGCTGTTCCAGGATCTGGTCTCCAACCAGGATATCGCCAATGGCGATTACGATATCCACTGGCTGGAGCACTACCTCGAAAAGCCGGTAGAGTAA
- a CDS encoding DsbA family protein: MALLSKTLMSLSAVALFSSLAFSQPALAMDEAQKKEMGDFIKEYLVSHPEVMLDVQAALEKKQEEQRLSQSNKAISDNKDEIFNGKSDVNIGNDKGDVTIVEFFDYNCGYCRHALADTDTLLKTDKNIRYILKEFPILGPDSVAASRVSDAFRRLAPAKYAEFSHTLLSSEGRATEDSAIEVAGTLGVKDDALRKEMAANPNTDSVKATYQLATDLGVTGTPAYVIGNEAVSGAIGLDALKEKVASVRACGKTSC, translated from the coding sequence ATGGCCCTGCTTTCGAAAACCCTGATGAGCCTTTCGGCGGTTGCCCTGTTCTCGTCGCTTGCCTTCTCCCAGCCAGCGCTGGCGATGGACGAGGCGCAGAAGAAGGAGATGGGCGACTTCATCAAGGAATACCTCGTCAGCCATCCCGAAGTGATGCTGGATGTGCAGGCTGCGCTGGAGAAGAAGCAGGAAGAGCAGCGCCTCAGCCAGTCGAACAAGGCGATTTCGGACAACAAGGACGAAATCTTCAACGGCAAGTCCGATGTCAACATCGGCAATGACAAGGGCGATGTCACCATCGTCGAGTTCTTCGACTATAATTGCGGCTACTGCCGCCACGCGCTGGCCGACACCGACACGCTGCTGAAGACCGACAAGAACATCCGCTACATCCTCAAGGAATTCCCGATTCTCGGACCGGATTCGGTGGCAGCCTCGCGTGTTTCCGATGCTTTCCGCCGTCTGGCACCGGCAAAATATGCCGAGTTCAGCCACACGCTGCTCTCCAGCGAAGGCCGCGCCACCGAGGACAGCGCCATCGAGGTTGCCGGCACGCTCGGCGTCAAGGATGATGCGCTGCGCAAGGAGATGGCCGCCAACCCGAACACCGACAGCGTCAAGGCCACATACCAGCTGGCGACAGACCTCGGTGTCACCGGCACGCCGGCCTATGTCATCGGCAACGAGGCGGTCTCCGGCGCCATCGGCCTCGATGCACTGAAGGAAAAGGTCGCCAGCGTGCGTGCCTGCGGCAAGACGAGCTGCTGA
- the accB gene encoding acetyl-CoA carboxylase biotin carboxyl carrier protein — translation MADNKPGIDEALIRNLANILNETDLTEIEVEQDDLRIRVSRAGTTQYVQAPMMAAPQQMAAPAAAAAAVPAALVRNPDNVVSAPMVGTVYMASAPGARAFIEVGAMVKEGQTLLIIEAMKTMNQIPAPKSGKVTEILIEDGRPVEYGEALVIIE, via the coding sequence ATGGCTGACAACAAACCGGGTATCGACGAGGCACTGATCCGCAATCTCGCAAACATCCTCAACGAGACCGATCTGACGGAGATCGAGGTCGAACAGGACGATCTGCGCATCCGCGTTTCCCGCGCCGGCACGACGCAGTATGTCCAGGCGCCGATGATGGCGGCGCCGCAGCAGATGGCAGCACCGGCTGCAGCCGCTGCCGCCGTTCCGGCTGCCCTCGTACGCAATCCAGACAACGTCGTTTCGGCACCGATGGTCGGCACTGTCTACATGGCCTCTGCTCCCGGCGCCCGCGCCTTCATCGAAGTCGGCGCCATGGTCAAGGAAGGCCAGACGCTGCTGATCATCGAAGCCATGAAGACGATGAACCAGATACCTGCGCCGAAATCCGGCAAGGTGACCGAAATCCTCATCGAAGACGGGCGGCCGGTCGAGTATGGCGAAGCTCTCGTCATCATCGAGTAG